GGGGGCTTCGGAACAGACACAGATAAAGAAAAGACCTCCGACAATACCGAGATTAATGATATTTTTTTTCATAGCTGATTATAATCGTAATTGTTGATTTGTCAAGCAAAATTGACACTTTTTGCTGTTTTCTTAAAGTAAATGGGACAGGAGGCGTTTAAAAACCCCTCCTGTCCCATCACCTGATTTCTGTCTCTTATCACTCCACAACCACTATCTTTTGACTCACCTGATAATCATCGGTTTCAAGAATGACAAAGTACACGCCTTTTGCTGGAGATCTGCCGGAATCGTCGCTTATATCCCAAATGACCCTTGCATCCCGGGTCAAGTTGTCAAACTTCTTTATTAAACGTCCTGAAATATCATAAATTTTGATCTGAATTCTGTCTGTGCTGAAGGGAATCGAATAATCGATGGCGACGTATTCTCTTGTGATGCTGGGGAATACATCTATTTCTATCCTGTTGACCCGAGAACTATATTCACGGACACCTGTCTGCCCCGGCGGAATAGTAGTATAACGCAGTGCAAATTGATCGGTGATCGGTTCGGCATATACATGATAGGTGTTGTTATAAAAATATTGAATGCCAAGATCCTCGGCTGCATTCTCGATACCGACGGTATTATCGAGCTGTTGCTGCTCGACAAGATACTGAACATAAATCTCCCCGTCATTGGTCGGCGTCGGATAATAGTCTTCGTCACAGAGGATAATCTCAAATGTTTCCGGAGAACCGGAAGGAAAGTGTTCAACCTGAAAGTACTCGATAATGAAACGATGTGTCGTCTCGTCATAATAGTAGTAAATATCACTCGGCGCACCTTCATTACCCGGATCAAGATCGTCCCAGATGCCGGCGACCATCGCCTGAGGGCCGTCACTGTTCGGGATGGCGGAATTCGTCCAGTCCACCTCTGTCTGATCCCCCATTGCAATCCATCCGTTGGAACAGATTGTTATCTGATCATAGTCGACACTGTAGTATTTAAAGGTAAACGGTAGAGATACAGTTACGGACTGATTATCATCGAGATCAAGGGAAGTTCCCGAATAAGTGGTCTGGGTGGAATCGATCGCTATCCATTCGAATACCGGTGATTGCGGATGGGGCCCACCAGAGTAATAGACATAATAATAACCGCTGTCCGTCGGTACAGGTTGTCCGACAAGAAGGCTGAAATCGAATGTCTCTGAATAACCGCTGCCGGTCACCTCCAGACTGAAATCGACCAGGGTGCCGTGTGGTGTTGACGGGTCAGCGGTGAGAACATAAGGATCAGCGGTATTCTCCTTTGTGCTGTCCATCTGTAATGTACCGAAGTATCCGGAATTATCCGTTATCGAGATATAGGGATTGTTACAATTGAGTGTGGTGGACATATCCGCCAGATCAGCACCTCCGATGTTCCAAAACGTCGCTGTCAGATCCACGGTCTCTCCGGGATCTATCCTTCCGTTGTTATTACCGCCGTTGTCATACACAGTCTCGTCCAGCAGAACAAGATAAGGATCATTACCAGTGTAGCCAATAAATATATCATCGGCAAAGACCTTTGCCCTATAAAAGTTCGATCAGCAATTATAAGCGGTGTCTATAAGTGTCACAGTGACCTTAGCTACTTCGGCGGGATCGACACCGGAAAGATTCTGCAATTCCTGTTCAATATTAAATGTATAGGTATGCCAGTTTGTATCCGAAGCAACGATAATGTGTGAAGTGGATGAATTGTACCACGGAGTTCCACCTGTGTAACGGCAGATCCTGGTTACACCAAGAAGAACATCATTTGTGTCGCGGTAATACAAAGCACAGGCGGCACCGCACCAGTTGCTGCCGTTTCCTGATTCATAGGCATAGAGTTTCAGTTTAATACTGAAATCGAGATTTGTTATCGGTAAATCAACAATCTGATACAGCTTATCATAACCAGTACCGAGACCACCTGTTCCCTGTCTGTAGACACAAACTTCATAATCAGAATCAGGATCATATGTCGTACTTCTTGCGATATAACCGTATGAACTGGGTGAATACTCGGTCCAGCCCACTGCAAGTGAGTCTTCAAAGTCTCCGTTCACCACAAAATTTGAACCGAAACATACACCCAGTATCAAGGTCAGTATTATACCACCTTTCATTCAACTCCTTTCTTTATTATATCTGCCTGCTGTTGAATTACTATTCTATCAACGTTATATTACCTTAGTAATATAACCTTTTCGACCAAACGGAAATCCGCCGACCTTAGGTGAACAAAGTAAACACCGTTCGGCAGATCTTTTCCTTCATCGTCACGGCCGTACCAGGAAACCGTGGTTGACAAGTCTCTTTCGAGATTGAATTCCCTCACCAACCTGCCCGAGGCGTCGTAGATATTCAGACGGACTTCACGACCTGTGGTGGGAATTTGATAATGTATTACGGCTCTGTCTCTGCAGGGGTTCGGCATGCAGATCAACTTCACACTTGGAATACTATTCTCGGCCTGTTCTTCAACCCCGATAAGATGGATTCCGAAGAAATGCATAATTGAATCGAGAAGCGCTGCCCTTGTGGAAACGCCCGAACCGTCAACAAGACCGCCGAGTTCAAAAGAAGTACCTACTGTCTGATAGGTCGCCACATCATTGGCGACACCACAATCATAGGCGTT
The DNA window shown above is from candidate division WOR-3 bacterium and carries:
- a CDS encoding T9SS type A sorting domain-containing protein; the protein is MYDNGGNNNGRIDPGETVDLTATFWNIGGADLADMSTTLNCNNPYISITDNSGYFGTLQMDSTKENTADPYVLTADPSTPHGTLVDFSLEVTGSGYSETFDFSLLVGQPVPTDSGYYYVYYSGGPHPQSPVFEWIAIDSTQTTYSGTSLDLDDNQSVTVSLPFTFKYYSVDYDQITICSNGWIAMGDQTEVDWTNSAIPNSDGPQAMVAGIWDDLDPGNEGAPSDIYYYYDETTHRFIIEYFQVEHFPSGSPETFEIILCDEDYYPTPTNDGEIYVQYLVEQQQLDNTVGIENAAEDLGIQYFYNNTYHVYAEPITDQFALRYTTIPPGQTGVREYSSRVNRIEIDVFPSITREYVAIDYSIPFSTDRIQIKIYDISGRLIKKFDNLTRDARVIWDISDDSGRSPAKGVYFVILETDDYQVSQKIVVVE